A window of Modestobacter versicolor contains these coding sequences:
- the pssA gene encoding CDP-diacylglycerol--serine O-phosphatidyltransferase — MPGRRTTTVEFVRGSVRGGRRRARSWLPSLFTLANMMCGFGAVLVAFRGEYRLACLLIALSVVFDIADGAVARLVGAVSPFGLQFDSLADLVSFGLAPSLLVFALFSDGRDELDALGWIACFLWVACAAIRLARFNTTIDPTADKRYFTGLPSPGAAGVVLASVFAFADQMQGRDRLWMLLVVVVPGLLMVSNVRYRSFRSLVSPKSGKPYGLVGTVLLVVVGLVVVPTVTCLVVAYSYLVSPLVLPVLTPLGRLVPARVKEVLS; from the coding sequence ATGCCGGGCAGGCGCACGACCACCGTGGAGTTCGTCCGGGGCTCGGTCCGCGGCGGACGGCGGCGGGCACGCTCGTGGCTGCCCAGCCTCTTCACCCTGGCCAACATGATGTGCGGGTTCGGCGCGGTGCTGGTCGCCTTCCGCGGCGAGTACCGGCTGGCCTGCCTGCTCATCGCGCTGTCCGTCGTCTTCGACATCGCCGACGGCGCGGTCGCCCGGCTGGTGGGTGCGGTCTCCCCGTTCGGCCTGCAGTTCGACTCGCTCGCCGACCTGGTCTCCTTCGGCCTGGCGCCGTCCCTGCTGGTCTTCGCGCTGTTCTCCGACGGCCGCGACGAGCTCGACGCGCTGGGCTGGATCGCCTGCTTCCTGTGGGTGGCGTGCGCCGCGATCCGGCTGGCCCGGTTCAACACCACCATCGACCCGACGGCGGACAAGCGGTACTTCACCGGCCTGCCCAGCCCGGGGGCCGCCGGGGTGGTGCTGGCCAGCGTCTTCGCCTTCGCCGACCAGATGCAGGGCCGCGACCGGCTGTGGATGCTGCTGGTCGTCGTCGTCCCCGGCCTGCTGATGGTCAGCAACGTCCGCTACCGCTCGTTCCGCTCGCTGGTCAGCCCCAAGAGCGGGAAGCCCTATGGTCTGGTCGGCACGGTGCTGCTGGTCGTCGTCGGCCTGGTCGTCGTGCCGACGGTGACCTGCCTGGTGGTGGCCTACAGCTACCTGGTGTCACCGCTGGTCCTGCCGGTGCTCACGCCGCTGGGCCGCCTGGTCCCGGCGCGGGTGAAGGAGGTGCTGTCCTGA
- a CDS encoding HAD-IIA family hydrolase: MTTERGESQCWLTDMDGVLVHEGHALPGAADFLARLVERDRRFLVLTNNSIFTPRDLAARLSRSGLEVPEQAIWTSALATADFLSSQLPGGSAYVIGEAGLTTALYEAGYTLTDTDPDYVVLGETRTYSFEAITRAIRLVGAGARFIATNPDVTGPSPEGPLPATGSVAAMITKATGAEPYFVGKPNPMMFRSAMNRIEAHSESTTMIGDRMDTDVVAGIEAGLQTILVLTGSTRAEDVSRFPFRPSRVLPSIAEVIDLI, from the coding sequence GTGACCACCGAGCGCGGCGAGTCCCAGTGCTGGCTGACCGACATGGACGGCGTGCTGGTGCACGAGGGCCACGCCCTGCCCGGGGCGGCCGACTTCCTGGCCCGGCTGGTGGAGCGCGACCGCCGCTTCCTGGTGCTGACCAACAACTCGATCTTCACCCCGCGCGACCTCGCCGCCCGGCTGTCCCGCAGCGGCCTGGAGGTGCCCGAGCAGGCGATCTGGACCTCGGCGCTGGCGACGGCGGACTTCCTCTCCTCGCAGCTGCCCGGCGGCTCGGCCTACGTCATCGGTGAGGCCGGGCTGACCACGGCGCTCTACGAGGCGGGCTACACGCTGACCGACACCGACCCGGACTACGTCGTCCTGGGCGAGACCCGCACCTACTCCTTCGAGGCGATCACCCGGGCGATCCGGCTGGTCGGCGCGGGTGCGCGGTTCATCGCCACCAACCCCGACGTCACCGGCCCCTCGCCGGAGGGCCCGCTGCCGGCCACCGGCTCGGTAGCCGCGATGATCACCAAGGCCACCGGCGCCGAGCCCTACTTCGTCGGCAAGCCCAACCCGATGATGTTCCGCAGCGCGATGAACCGGATCGAGGCGCACTCGGAGTCGACCACGATGATCGGCGACCGGATGGACACCGACGTCGTCGCCGGCATCGAGGCGGGGCTGCAGACGATCCTGGTGCTCACCGGCTCGACCCGCGCCGAGGACGTCAGCCGCTTCCCGTTCCGGCCCAGCCGGGTGCTGCCCTCGATCGCCGAGGTCATCGACCTCATCTAG
- a CDS encoding NAD(P)-dependent malic enzyme — MTSVQRGTPDRFADDPAFAVHEGGKLSVRPTRSIDSIADLALTYTPGVARVSSAIAAEPELARRFTWAPRVVAVVSDGTAVLGLGDIGPAAALPVMEGKACLFSEFAGLDAVPIVLDTTDADRIVDVVAALAPSFGGINLEDISAPRCFDIEARLRERLDIPVMHDDQHGTAIVVLAALRNAATVTGRTLADLRVVVAGAGAAGIACTKILLGAGVGDIAVADSRGVLHTGREGLTDVKQWAAESTNTAGLAGTMVDALAGADVYIGLSGGTVPEAAIASMAEEAIVFSLANPTPEVDPAMAARYAAVVATGRSDLPNQINNVLAFPGVFRGAIDAGAHTITEGMKLAAAAAIADVVGDELSPGHIVPSPLDRRVATAVAEAVAACARGEGVCRS; from the coding sequence ATGACCTCAGTGCAGCGTGGCACTCCTGACCGGTTCGCCGACGACCCCGCCTTCGCCGTGCACGAGGGCGGCAAGCTCTCGGTGCGCCCCACCCGCTCGATCGACTCGATCGCCGACCTGGCGCTGACCTACACCCCCGGCGTCGCCCGGGTGTCCAGCGCGATCGCCGCCGAGCCCGAGCTCGCCCGCCGGTTCACCTGGGCACCCCGGGTGGTGGCGGTGGTCTCCGACGGGACGGCGGTGCTCGGCCTCGGCGACATCGGTCCGGCCGCCGCGCTGCCGGTGATGGAGGGCAAGGCCTGCCTGTTCAGCGAGTTCGCCGGGCTGGACGCCGTCCCGATCGTGCTGGACACCACCGACGCCGACCGGATCGTCGACGTCGTCGCGGCGCTCGCGCCCTCCTTCGGCGGCATCAACCTCGAGGACATCAGCGCCCCGCGCTGCTTCGACATCGAGGCCCGGCTGCGGGAGCGGCTGGACATCCCGGTCATGCACGACGACCAGCACGGGACGGCGATCGTCGTCCTCGCCGCGCTGCGCAACGCCGCCACGGTCACCGGCCGGACGCTGGCCGACCTGCGGGTGGTCGTCGCCGGGGCCGGTGCGGCCGGCATCGCCTGCACCAAGATCCTGCTCGGGGCGGGGGTGGGCGACATCGCGGTCGCCGACTCCCGCGGGGTGCTGCACACCGGCCGCGAGGGCCTGACCGACGTCAAGCAGTGGGCCGCGGAGAGCACCAACACCGCCGGCCTGGCCGGGACGATGGTCGACGCGCTCGCCGGCGCCGACGTCTACATCGGGCTGAGCGGCGGGACGGTGCCGGAGGCCGCGATCGCCAGCATGGCCGAGGAGGCGATCGTCTTCTCGCTGGCCAACCCGACGCCCGAGGTCGACCCGGCGATGGCCGCGCGGTACGCCGCCGTCGTCGCCACCGGCCGCAGCGACCTGCCCAACCAGATCAACAACGTGCTGGCCTTCCCCGGGGTGTTCCGCGGCGCGATCGACGCCGGGGCGCACACCATCACCGAGGGGATGAAGCTGGCCGCCGCGGCCGCCATCGCCGACGTGGTGGGCGACGAGCTGAGCCCCGGGCACATCGTGCCCAGCCCGCTGGACCGCCGGGTGGCCACCGCCGTCGCCGAGGCGGTCGCCGCCTGCGCCCGGGGGGAAGGCGTCTGCCGCTCCTGA
- a CDS encoding sensor histidine kinase: MSDDLAADWARAARGTGRLVVQVLVPGGRPGPMPWHSRSRRARRLLVAAVAAYGLVVVIAASGTMNDDGRANGGVAFLWCLPMVLALVLTLRRPLDGWRLLSLWLLLTPYVLQGPAFDVPVLEFWEWSLWAPVLVAVGWAVPRRTAVGVGLVSGLLLVVLRYGTAWPTSDDLQTSLLVVAAVLLIGMTLGARWDARRALAEEQLRTETALAARGALAERARIAREMHDVVAHELSAIAVRAETAPYRVPTLPPEARTELAEMAATARRALTELQQLLGVLRAEDQQADRAPQPGLTRIADLVTAAREDGVEVTADLAELDVPTPLGLTAFRIVQQALANAVQHAPGAPVDLAVRQEGDLLVVSVTNGPGARPGRTGAGVGLLGMRERAELHGGTLSAGPTADGGFAVRAELPVTADVAGRTA; this comes from the coding sequence GTGAGCGACGACCTGGCGGCCGACTGGGCGCGCGCAGCGCGCGGCACCGGGCGGCTGGTCGTCCAGGTGCTGGTGCCCGGCGGGCGGCCCGGCCCGATGCCGTGGCACAGCCGGTCGAGGAGGGCCCGGCGACTGCTCGTCGCGGCGGTCGCTGCCTACGGCCTCGTCGTGGTGATCGCGGCCAGCGGGACCATGAACGACGACGGCCGGGCCAACGGTGGGGTGGCGTTCCTCTGGTGCCTGCCGATGGTGCTGGCCCTGGTGCTCACCCTGCGGCGCCCGCTGGACGGCTGGCGGCTGCTGAGCCTGTGGCTGCTGCTCACCCCCTACGTGCTCCAGGGCCCGGCGTTCGACGTGCCCGTCCTCGAGTTCTGGGAGTGGAGCCTGTGGGCGCCCGTGCTGGTCGCCGTCGGCTGGGCGGTCCCGCGCCGGACGGCGGTCGGCGTCGGGCTGGTGTCCGGGCTGCTGCTGGTGGTCCTGCGGTACGGGACTGCCTGGCCGACGAGCGACGACCTGCAGACGTCGCTGCTCGTGGTGGCTGCGGTGCTGCTGATCGGGATGACCCTGGGTGCCCGCTGGGACGCCCGCCGCGCGCTGGCCGAGGAGCAGCTGCGCACGGAGACGGCGCTGGCGGCCCGCGGGGCGCTGGCCGAGCGGGCCCGGATCGCCCGGGAGATGCACGACGTCGTCGCCCACGAGCTGTCCGCCATCGCCGTCCGGGCCGAGACCGCGCCCTACCGGGTGCCCACGCTCCCGCCCGAGGCCCGCACCGAGCTCGCCGAGATGGCCGCCACCGCCCGGCGTGCGCTCACCGAGCTGCAGCAGCTGCTCGGCGTGCTGCGCGCCGAGGACCAGCAGGCCGACCGGGCGCCGCAGCCGGGCCTCACCCGGATCGCCGACCTGGTCACCGCCGCCCGGGAGGACGGCGTGGAGGTCACGGCCGACCTGGCCGAGCTGGACGTGCCCACCCCGCTCGGGCTCACCGCGTTCCGGATCGTGCAGCAGGCGCTGGCGAACGCCGTCCAGCACGCGCCCGGGGCGCCGGTCGATCTCGCGGTGCGCCAGGAGGGGGACCTGCTGGTCGTGTCGGTCACCAACGGCCCGGGCGCGCGCCCCGGCCGGACGGGCGCCGGCGTCGGCCTGCTGGGGATGCGGGAGCGCGCCGAGCTGCACGGCGGGACGCTCAGCGCCGGACCCACGGCGGACGGCGGTTTCGCGGTGCGGGCGGAGCTGCCGGTGACGGCGGACGTGGCCGGGAGGACGGCGTGA
- a CDS encoding phosphatidylserine decarboxylase, which yields MRIDRAGWPFLAVPLGPAAALTALGRVTGRRWARLAAWPFLALSAYMALFFRDPERRCDVVPPASDEVLSPADGVVMVAGEPQPGVAPEGDWQQVSVFLSVVDVHVNRAPYRGRISEYSYQPGSFLAAYRKESAHRNERSELWVRDGDRTVVFRQIVGVLARRIVTRVGVGAQVATGERIGLMKFGSRMDVFVPRECTVTVAQGQRVRGGETVIARWSAPR from the coding sequence ATGCGCATCGACCGGGCCGGCTGGCCCTTCCTCGCCGTTCCGCTCGGCCCCGCGGCTGCCCTCACGGCCCTCGGCCGGGTGACCGGCCGCCGCTGGGCGCGCCTGGCGGCGTGGCCGTTCCTGGCGCTGTCCGCCTACATGGCGCTGTTCTTCCGCGACCCCGAGCGGCGGTGCGACGTCGTCCCGCCGGCCTCGGACGAGGTGCTCTCCCCCGCCGACGGCGTGGTGATGGTGGCCGGGGAACCGCAGCCCGGCGTGGCGCCCGAGGGCGACTGGCAGCAGGTGAGCGTGTTCCTGTCGGTGGTCGACGTGCACGTCAACCGCGCCCCCTACCGCGGGCGGATCAGCGAGTACAGCTACCAGCCGGGCAGCTTCCTGGCCGCCTACCGCAAGGAGAGCGCGCACCGGAACGAGCGCAGCGAGCTGTGGGTGCGCGACGGCGACCGGACCGTGGTGTTCCGGCAGATCGTCGGCGTGCTGGCCCGGCGGATCGTCACCCGGGTCGGGGTGGGCGCCCAGGTGGCCACCGGGGAGCGGATCGGGCTGATGAAGTTCGGCTCCCGGATGGACGTCTTCGTGCCCCGCGAGTGCACCGTCACCGTCGCGCAGGGCCAGCGGGTGCGGGGCGGCGAGACCGTCATCGCCCGCTGGTCCGCGCCGCGCTGA
- a CDS encoding response regulator, producing the protein MIRVLLVDDQEMVREGFAALLAAQPDMEVVGTAGDGAAALRTHAELVAAGRAPDVVLMDVRMPVLDGLSATRSLLAASSGAGPRVLVLTTFDLDDHVYDALRAGASGFLLKHAPAADLLHAVRVVAAGDALLAPAVTRRLIADFVAARPAPAARPERLQVLTERETEVLGLVARGLSNTEIADHLVLAEQTVKTHVSRVLTKLGLRDRAQAVVLAYETGLAVPGAPAPG; encoded by the coding sequence GTGATCCGGGTGCTGCTGGTCGACGACCAGGAGATGGTCCGCGAGGGGTTCGCCGCGCTGCTGGCCGCCCAGCCGGACATGGAGGTGGTGGGCACCGCGGGCGACGGCGCCGCGGCGCTGCGCACCCACGCCGAGCTGGTCGCCGCCGGCCGGGCGCCCGACGTCGTGCTGATGGACGTGCGGATGCCGGTGCTCGACGGCCTGTCGGCGACCCGCTCGCTGCTGGCCGCCAGCAGCGGCGCGGGCCCCCGGGTGCTGGTGCTCACCACCTTCGACCTCGACGACCACGTCTACGACGCGCTGCGGGCCGGGGCCAGCGGCTTCCTGCTCAAGCACGCCCCGGCCGCGGACCTGCTGCACGCCGTCCGGGTGGTGGCGGCCGGCGACGCGCTGCTGGCGCCGGCGGTCACCCGGCGGCTGATCGCCGACTTCGTGGCGGCCCGGCCGGCGCCCGCCGCGCGCCCGGAGCGGCTGCAGGTGCTCACCGAGCGGGAGACCGAGGTGCTGGGCCTGGTCGCCCGCGGCCTGTCCAACACCGAGATCGCCGACCACCTGGTGCTCGCCGAGCAGACGGTGAAGACCCACGTCAGCCGGGTGCTCACCAAGCTCGGGCTGCGCGACCGAGCCCAGGCGGTGGTACTGGCGTACGAGACCGGGCTCGCCGTGCCCGGCGCACCGGCACCGGGGTAG
- the sodN gene encoding superoxide dismutase, Ni encodes MRLFRMLSAVEATAHCDLPCGVYDPAQARIEAESVKAIQEKYQGNEDPVFRTRAILIKEARADLVKHHLWVLWTDYFKPPHFEKYPQLHELFNKATKQAGAAGGKGSMDPAEGQKLLDYIAEIDKIFWETKAAA; translated from the coding sequence ATGCGTCTGTTCCGCATGCTCTCCGCCGTGGAGGCCACCGCGCACTGCGACCTCCCCTGCGGCGTCTACGACCCCGCCCAGGCACGCATCGAGGCCGAGTCGGTCAAGGCCATCCAGGAGAAGTACCAGGGCAACGAGGACCCGGTCTTCCGCACCCGCGCCATCCTGATCAAGGAGGCCCGCGCCGACCTGGTCAAGCACCACCTGTGGGTGCTGTGGACCGACTACTTCAAGCCCCCGCACTTCGAGAAGTACCCGCAGCTGCACGAGCTGTTCAACAAGGCCACCAAGCAGGCCGGCGCTGCCGGCGGCAAGGGCAGCATGGACCCCGCCGAGGGCCAGAAGCTGCTCGACTACATCGCCGAGATCGACAAGATCTTCTGGGAGACCAAGGCCGCAGCCTGA
- a CDS encoding SpoIIE family protein phosphatase produces the protein MSPRFDLRSLLERVEAAPPIDAVAAVADQLAVLTGASEVSFLIADFSGHALVRLGRATHAPDGTRTVGPEAAETLPLEGTAFAQVLRTQVADVSVTERGVCMIVPVTDRGDAIGVLELVLPEMPDEQVQADIRAAGHALAYVIIANRRHTDLFEWGQRTTPFSLAAEIQRRLLPSAFTCEAGQFTLAGWLEPAATVGGDTFDYALDRDSLQVSISDAVGHEVGAALLATLLVGSLRNERRRGLPLAEQLHNADAALAAHAAPGQFVTGQVMRVDLRTGRAQIVNAGHPLPLRLRAGRVEEVDLHIDLPFGVEPERPFRLQEFPLRPGDRVVFVTDGMQERNAAELDVAAALADSAALHPREVVHALGTAVMRATGGQLRDDATVVCLDWYGGPPRPRASDSGAGRGLASR, from the coding sequence GTGAGCCCCCGCTTCGACCTGCGCTCCCTGCTCGAGCGCGTGGAGGCCGCCCCGCCGATCGACGCCGTCGCCGCGGTCGCCGACCAGCTCGCCGTCCTCACCGGCGCCAGCGAGGTCTCCTTCCTGATCGCCGACTTCAGCGGCCACGCGCTGGTCCGGCTCGGCCGGGCCACCCACGCCCCCGACGGCACCCGGACCGTCGGCCCCGAGGCCGCCGAGACCCTGCCGCTGGAGGGCACCGCCTTCGCCCAGGTGCTGCGCACCCAGGTCGCCGACGTCTCGGTCACCGAGCGCGGCGTCTGCATGATCGTCCCGGTCACCGACCGCGGGGACGCCATCGGCGTGCTGGAGCTGGTGCTGCCCGAGATGCCGGACGAGCAGGTCCAGGCCGACATCCGGGCCGCCGGCCACGCGCTGGCCTACGTCATCATCGCCAACCGCCGGCACACCGACCTGTTCGAGTGGGGCCAGCGGACGACGCCGTTCTCGCTCGCCGCGGAGATCCAGCGCCGGCTGCTGCCGAGCGCCTTCACCTGCGAAGCCGGCCAGTTCACCCTCGCCGGCTGGCTGGAGCCGGCCGCGACCGTCGGCGGCGACACCTTCGACTACGCGCTGGACCGCGACTCGCTGCAGGTCTCCATCTCCGACGCCGTCGGGCACGAGGTGGGTGCGGCGCTGCTGGCCACGCTGCTGGTCGGCAGCCTGCGCAACGAGCGCCGCCGCGGGCTGCCGCTGGCCGAGCAGCTGCACAACGCCGACGCCGCCCTCGCCGCGCACGCCGCACCCGGGCAGTTCGTCACCGGCCAGGTGATGCGGGTCGACCTGCGCACCGGACGGGCCCAGATCGTCAACGCCGGGCACCCCCTGCCGCTGCGGCTGCGCGCGGGCCGGGTGGAGGAGGTCGACCTGCACATCGACCTGCCGTTCGGCGTGGAGCCGGAGCGGCCGTTCCGGCTGCAGGAGTTCCCCCTCCGGCCCGGCGACCGGGTGGTGTTCGTCACCGACGGCATGCAGGAGCGCAACGCCGCCGAGCTCGACGTCGCCGCGGCGCTGGCCGACAGCGCGGCGCTGCACCCCCGCGAGGTCGTGCACGCGCTGGGCACCGCGGTCATGCGCGCCACCGGCGGGCAGCTGCGCGACGACGCCACCGTGGTCTGCCTGGACTGGTACGGCGGCCCGCCGCGGCCGCGGGCGAGCGACAGCGGAGCCGGCCGCGGGCTGGCCTCCCGCTGA
- a CDS encoding alpha/beta hydrolase — translation MKIASFLQVSAVSAVLVGLLAPPSGAAVPPPVTRDPECAAALVERLGAVDVLGCDPSGRGRAVLALGDLATAGHVAVLVPGSDIDLGTLADPDDPQRRPFGWARSLADAGGADLAVVLWVGYETPRGLGVDAATGRLARAGAGALTRFVDDLRAELSPGTRLTVVGHSYGAVVTALAADDLAADDLVLLGSPGARAGTVAELGTTARVWAARTDGDWTAWLPAVRLGDVGHGTDPTSPGFGARPLPTGGTSGHDGYFRPGSAALTGLVDVCLDRPEETR, via the coding sequence GTGAAGATCGCATCGTTCCTGCAGGTCAGCGCGGTGTCGGCGGTGCTGGTGGGGCTGCTCGCCCCACCGTCGGGCGCGGCCGTGCCGCCCCCGGTCACCCGGGACCCGGAGTGCGCCGCGGCCCTCGTCGAGCGCCTCGGCGCGGTCGACGTGCTCGGCTGCGACCCCTCCGGGCGGGGCCGGGCGGTCCTGGCCCTGGGCGACCTGGCCACCGCCGGTCACGTGGCCGTGCTGGTGCCCGGCTCGGACATCGACCTCGGCACGCTCGCCGATCCCGACGACCCGCAGCGCCGGCCGTTCGGCTGGGCCCGGTCGCTGGCCGACGCCGGCGGGGCCGACCTGGCCGTCGTCCTCTGGGTCGGCTACGAGACGCCGCGCGGGCTGGGCGTGGACGCCGCGACGGGCCGGCTGGCCCGTGCCGGGGCCGGAGCGCTGACCCGGTTCGTCGACGACCTGCGCGCGGAGCTCTCCCCCGGCACCCGGCTCACCGTCGTCGGGCACAGCTACGGCGCGGTGGTCACCGCGCTGGCCGCCGACGACCTGGCCGCCGACGACCTCGTGCTGCTGGGCTCCCCCGGTGCCCGGGCCGGGACGGTCGCCGAGCTGGGCACCACCGCCCGGGTCTGGGCGGCGCGCACCGACGGCGACTGGACGGCGTGGCTGCCCGCGGTGCGCCTCGGCGACGTCGGCCACGGCACCGACCCGACCAGCCCCGGGTTCGGCGCCCGGCCGCTGCCGACCGGTGGCACCAGCGGGCACGACGGCTACTTCCGGCCGGGGTCGGCGGCGCTCACCGGGCTGGTCGACGTCTGCCTCGACCGGCCGGAGGAGACCCGGTGA
- a CDS encoding diacylglycerol/lipid kinase family protein — protein sequence MRALLVANPAATTTTRKVRDVLVRALSSELKVEVAETTHRGHARELAAGATDDGVDVVVTLGGDGTVNEAANGLLAHGPGAHVPTLAVVPGGSTNVFSRALGHSRDPVEATGEILDSIRAGRTRLVPLGTASAQTGDDWTPPRWFVFAAGMGFDADVISRVEAQRARGRRSTGGLYVRAGVNAFVLGRDRRRPPLTLELPGEPPVDGLFLALVSNVSPWTYLGARPIQPSPEASLDTGLDVFAMGRVGVVRMLHHVRQTMAARPDARGRGVHRWHDLAEFTLTSTRPQGWQLDGDHLGSATGLRVRSVPDALRVVV from the coding sequence ATGCGTGCGCTGCTGGTGGCGAACCCGGCGGCGACCACGACCACCCGGAAGGTCCGCGACGTCCTCGTCCGGGCGCTGTCGAGCGAGCTGAAGGTCGAGGTCGCCGAGACCACCCACCGCGGCCACGCCCGCGAGCTCGCCGCCGGCGCGACCGACGACGGGGTCGACGTCGTGGTGACCCTCGGTGGTGACGGCACGGTCAACGAGGCCGCCAACGGGCTGCTGGCCCACGGACCGGGCGCGCACGTGCCCACCCTGGCCGTCGTGCCGGGCGGGTCGACCAACGTCTTCTCGCGCGCGCTGGGCCACTCGCGCGACCCGGTGGAGGCGACCGGGGAGATCCTCGACTCGATCCGGGCCGGCCGCACCCGGCTGGTGCCGCTGGGCACCGCCTCGGCGCAGACCGGCGACGACTGGACACCGCCCCGCTGGTTCGTCTTCGCCGCCGGCATGGGCTTCGACGCCGACGTCATCTCCCGGGTCGAGGCGCAGCGGGCGCGCGGCCGGCGGTCGACCGGCGGGCTCTACGTGCGGGCCGGCGTCAACGCCTTCGTGCTCGGCCGCGACCGGCGCCGCCCGCCGCTGACCCTCGAGCTGCCCGGCGAGCCGCCGGTCGACGGGCTCTTCCTGGCCCTGGTGTCCAACGTGAGCCCGTGGACCTACCTGGGCGCGCGGCCGATCCAGCCCAGCCCGGAGGCTTCGCTGGACACCGGGCTGGACGTCTTCGCGATGGGGCGGGTCGGGGTGGTGCGGATGCTGCACCACGTGCGGCAGACGATGGCCGCGCGCCCGGACGCCCGGGGCCGTGGCGTGCACCGCTGGCACGACCTGGCCGAGTTCACGCTGACCTCGACCCGACCGCAGGGGTGGCAGCTCGACGGTGACCACCTGGGCAGCGCGACCGGCCTGCGGGTGCGGTCGGTGCCCGACGCCCTGCGCGTCGTCGTCTGA
- a CDS encoding DUF6104 family protein produces the protein MYFTDRGIEELAGRRGEEEVTLAWLADQLQAFVDQHPDFEVPVERLATWLARGGTDDVDDE, from the coding sequence GTGTACTTCACCGATCGCGGCATCGAGGAGCTGGCCGGCCGGCGGGGCGAGGAAGAGGTCACCCTCGCCTGGCTGGCCGACCAGCTGCAGGCCTTCGTCGACCAGCACCCGGACTTCGAGGTGCCGGTCGAGCGGCTGGCCACCTGGCTGGCCCGCGGGGGCACGGACGACGTCGACGACGAGTAG
- a CDS encoding GNAT family N-acetyltransferase, with translation MRPDDVPTVLRLVRELAAYEEAEHEALMTDEQLRTALFGETPALFGHVAEDADGEVAGFALWFLTFSTWRGTHGIHLEDLYVSPGHRGTGLGRELLRTLAQECTDRGFARLEWSVLDWNTPSIDFYRAAGAVPMDGWTVFRLTDDALTRFAAARR, from the coding sequence GTGCGCCCGGACGACGTCCCGACCGTGCTGCGGCTGGTGCGCGAGCTGGCCGCCTACGAGGAGGCCGAGCACGAGGCGCTGATGACCGACGAGCAGCTGCGCACCGCGCTGTTCGGCGAGACCCCGGCGCTCTTCGGCCACGTCGCGGAGGACGCCGACGGCGAGGTCGCCGGCTTCGCGCTGTGGTTCCTCACCTTCTCCACGTGGCGCGGCACGCACGGCATCCACCTGGAGGACCTCTACGTCTCCCCCGGCCACCGCGGCACCGGGCTGGGGCGCGAGCTGCTGCGCACGCTGGCCCAGGAGTGCACCGACCGGGGCTTCGCCCGGCTGGAGTGGTCGGTGCTGGACTGGAACACCCCGTCGATCGACTTCTACAGAGCCGCCGGCGCCGTGCCGATGGACGGGTGGACGGTGTTCCGGCTGACCGACGACGCGCTCACCCGCTTCGCCGCCGCCCGGCGCTGA
- a CDS encoding metal-dependent hydrolase, which yields MLGHSHALSGLATGAATLPWAPVSGTVAQVAWVSAVGGFAMLPDLDQQGSTISRMWGPFTDLPSGAVNAIARGHRWGTHDAVLGPLVFGLLAYAAAWNHWSSLLLLALAIGLALRALHVVIPGRAENTIIGNLVLSWGGAWLLLAHSPSPAWLPLAVVVGVLTHIAGDGLTKEGVPVPVFWLLRRSRIAPVHLRTGAFVERVVLVPLFVLATVVFLMANTGARELVDPLLAQLG from the coding sequence GTGCTCGGTCACTCGCATGCCCTCTCCGGTCTGGCCACCGGTGCCGCGACGCTGCCCTGGGCCCCCGTCTCGGGCACGGTCGCGCAGGTCGCCTGGGTCTCCGCGGTCGGCGGCTTCGCGATGCTGCCGGACCTCGACCAGCAGGGCTCGACCATCTCCCGGATGTGGGGGCCGTTCACCGACCTCCCGTCCGGCGCGGTGAACGCGATCGCCCGGGGCCACCGCTGGGGCACCCACGACGCCGTCCTGGGTCCGCTGGTCTTCGGCCTGCTCGCCTACGCCGCGGCCTGGAACCACTGGTCGAGCCTGCTGCTGCTGGCCCTGGCCATCGGGCTGGCGCTGCGGGCGCTGCACGTGGTCATCCCCGGGCGGGCCGAGAACACGATCATCGGCAACCTGGTGCTGTCCTGGGGCGGCGCCTGGCTGCTGCTCGCGCACAGCCCGAGCCCGGCCTGGCTGCCGCTGGCCGTCGTCGTCGGCGTGCTCACCCACATCGCCGGTGACGGGCTGACCAAGGAGGGCGTCCCGGTCCCGGTGTTCTGGCTGCTCCGCCGCAGCCGGATCGCCCCGGTCCACCTGCGCACCGGTGCCTTCGTCGAGCGGGTGGTGCTGGTGCCGCTGTTCGTGCTCGCCACCGTGGTGTTCCTGATGGCCAACACCGGCGCCCGCGAGCTGGTCGACCCCCTGCTGGCCCAGCTCGGGTGA
- a CDS encoding S26 family signal peptidase, translating into MISENTSSGGDPGSSATRWVLARVTGPSMSPTVRHGDRLLVRRVAGGDGVRPGDVVLARFPSRPELLVVKRVVRSVPGGHWVQGDNPVVADDSRAFGPAVVVGRVVGRLWPRPGRLPAAP; encoded by the coding sequence GTGATCAGCGAGAACACGTCCAGCGGCGGCGACCCCGGCTCCTCGGCGACCCGCTGGGTGCTGGCGCGGGTCACCGGGCCGTCGATGTCGCCGACCGTGCGGCACGGCGACCGGCTCCTCGTCCGCCGGGTCGCCGGTGGTGACGGCGTGCGACCGGGCGACGTCGTGCTGGCCCGGTTCCCGAGCCGGCCGGAGCTGCTGGTCGTCAAGCGCGTGGTGCGCTCCGTGCCCGGGGGGCACTGGGTGCAGGGCGACAACCCGGTCGTCGCCGACGACAGCCGGGCGTTCGGCCCGGCCGTCGTCGTGGGCCGGGTGGTCGGCCGGCTCTGGCCGCGGCCGGGCCGGCTGCCGGCCGCGCCCTGA